One Streptomyces sp. B21-105 genomic region harbors:
- the uvrA gene encoding excinuclease ABC subunit UvrA, whose product MPETLEVRGAREHNLRGVDVDLPHRNLTVFTGVSGSGKSSLAFATIYAEGQRRQLQSMSTFARQFMHQMDKPDVDHIGGLCSAVAVDQRSSASRSPRSTVGTVTEVYDLLRVVFARIGHPHCTECGTELADDACPRGHDSALPEMTNGAFSFNLPFGQCTACQGVGTRLEVDPTTLVADPGRSLLEGAITPWRPTFTEPERMKARAVAQLLGEDESTPWEDLSEGLRHTLLHGTDIKVRARKFDKPGDPVKDVVFTGVVPWLYERYRKSGGENFGQLENYMRPAPCAECGGGRLNPAQLAVRVAGRGIAEVAALPVSVSLRFFQELDVAERERAAVGQALEEIVQRLGHLTRMGLEYLSLDRPARTLSGGESQRIRLAGLLGTDMFGLLYVLDEPTTGLHPRDIEKLVATLKDLRDQGNTVLIVEHDHQMIKAADWVVELGPAAGEHGGELLFSGPAEQLLDDVNSPTGGYTSGTRGIPVPASRRPGAADRRIAVYGAKENNLAGFDVDFPLGTFIAVTGVSGAGKSTLVDDILYPAVESALGGDAPAPGAHTRIEGLHHVDRVIRVDQAPIGRSGRSTPATYTGVFDSVRKVFCQTAEAKKRRYKPGRFSFNSAGGRCETCTGDGSIKIEMQLLPDVFLHCETCDGTRYNAETLEIRYRGKNIAEVLAMPVEEALEFFAGEPAIEAPLRVLDEVGLGYLRLGQSATTLSGGEAQRVKLANELQRRAGAHTLYLLDEPTTGLHSSDIERLLAVLHSLVDRGHTVLAVSHNLDLIKTADWVVDIGPEGGDGGGALVAAGTPEQVAGQSEGHTGRFLRDVLGTSGRP is encoded by the coding sequence CTGCCGGAGACGCTCGAGGTGCGTGGCGCACGCGAGCACAACCTGCGCGGCGTCGACGTGGACCTGCCGCACCGCAACCTCACCGTGTTCACCGGCGTGTCCGGCTCGGGCAAGTCGTCCCTGGCCTTCGCCACGATCTACGCCGAGGGCCAGCGACGCCAGCTGCAGAGCATGTCGACCTTCGCCCGCCAGTTCATGCACCAGATGGACAAGCCGGACGTCGACCACATCGGCGGCCTGTGCTCGGCCGTCGCGGTCGACCAGCGTTCCTCTGCCTCCCGCAGCCCGCGCTCCACGGTGGGCACGGTCACCGAGGTGTACGACCTGCTGCGGGTGGTGTTCGCGCGGATCGGACACCCGCACTGCACCGAGTGCGGGACCGAACTGGCCGACGACGCCTGCCCGCGGGGCCACGACAGCGCGCTGCCCGAGATGACCAACGGGGCGTTCTCCTTCAACCTGCCGTTCGGCCAGTGCACCGCCTGTCAGGGCGTCGGCACCCGGCTCGAGGTGGACCCCACGACTCTGGTCGCCGATCCGGGCCGCTCCCTGCTGGAGGGCGCGATCACGCCCTGGCGGCCCACGTTCACCGAGCCGGAGCGGATGAAGGCCCGCGCGGTGGCGCAGCTGCTGGGCGAGGACGAGAGCACGCCGTGGGAGGACCTCTCCGAGGGGCTGCGGCACACGCTGCTGCACGGCACCGACATCAAGGTCCGCGCCCGCAAGTTCGACAAGCCCGGCGACCCGGTCAAGGACGTCGTGTTCACCGGGGTGGTGCCATGGCTCTACGAGCGGTACCGCAAGTCGGGCGGGGAGAACTTCGGGCAGCTGGAGAACTACATGCGGCCGGCGCCCTGCGCCGAGTGCGGGGGCGGCCGGCTCAACCCGGCGCAGCTCGCCGTCCGGGTCGCCGGGCGCGGCATCGCGGAGGTGGCGGCGCTGCCGGTCTCCGTGTCGCTGCGCTTCTTCCAGGAGCTGGACGTGGCGGAGCGTGAGCGTGCCGCCGTGGGCCAGGCCCTGGAGGAGATCGTGCAGCGGCTCGGCCATCTGACGCGGATGGGGCTGGAGTACCTCAGCCTGGACCGTCCGGCCCGCACCCTGTCCGGCGGCGAGTCGCAGCGCATCCGGCTGGCCGGGCTGCTCGGCACCGACATGTTCGGCCTGCTCTACGTCCTGGACGAGCCGACCACCGGTCTGCACCCCAGGGACATCGAGAAACTGGTCGCCACCCTGAAGGACCTGCGCGACCAGGGCAACACGGTGCTCATCGTCGAGCACGACCACCAGATGATCAAAGCCGCGGACTGGGTGGTGGAACTCGGTCCGGCGGCCGGCGAGCACGGTGGCGAGCTGCTGTTCAGCGGCCCGGCCGAGCAGCTGCTCGACGACGTGAACTCGCCGACCGGCGGCTACACCAGCGGCACCCGCGGCATCCCGGTGCCCGCGAGCCGACGGCCCGGGGCGGCGGACCGCCGGATCGCCGTGTACGGAGCGAAGGAGAACAACCTCGCCGGGTTCGACGTCGACTTCCCGCTCGGCACGTTCATCGCGGTGACCGGGGTGTCGGGGGCCGGCAAGTCCACGCTGGTGGACGACATCCTCTACCCGGCGGTGGAGAGCGCGCTGGGCGGCGACGCGCCGGCGCCGGGCGCCCACACCAGGATCGAGGGGCTGCACCACGTCGACCGGGTGATCAGGGTGGACCAGGCGCCGATCGGGCGTTCGGGCCGGTCGACGCCGGCGACGTACACCGGGGTCTTCGACAGCGTCCGCAAGGTGTTCTGCCAGACCGCGGAGGCGAAGAAACGCCGCTACAAGCCGGGCCGGTTCTCCTTCAACTCGGCGGGCGGGCGCTGCGAGACCTGCACCGGCGACGGCTCCATCAAGATCGAGATGCAGCTGCTGCCCGACGTCTTCCTGCACTGCGAGACCTGTGACGGCACCCGCTACAACGCGGAGACGCTGGAGATCCGCTACCGCGGCAAGAACATCGCCGAGGTGCTGGCGATGCCCGTCGAGGAGGCGCTGGAGTTCTTCGCGGGGGAGCCCGCCATCGAGGCCCCGCTGCGCGTCCTCGACGAGGTCGGCCTCGGCTATCTGCGGCTGGGCCAGTCGGCGACGACGCTCTCGGGCGGCGAGGCGCAGCGCGTCAAGCTGGCCAACGAGCTGCAGCGCAGGGCGGGCGCGCACACCCTCTACCTGCTCGACGAGCCGACCACCGGCCTGCACTCCAGTGACATCGAGCGGCTGCTGGCGGTGCTGCACAGCCTCGTCGACAGGGGGCACACCGTGCTCGCCGTGTCGCACAACCTCGACCTGATCAAGACGGCGGACTGGGTGGTGGACATCGGTCCGGAGGGCGGCGACGGAGGCGGGGCGCTGGTCGCCGCGGGCACCCCCGAGCAGGTGGCCGGGCAGTCGGAAGGACACACCGGGCGTTTCCTGCGCGACGTGCTGGGGACGAGCGGGCGGCCGTGA
- a CDS encoding cupin domain-containing protein has protein sequence MNSAVTDKLRCERITKFRDVIPGDGPGRLSSPAGDLVRFANGDSYRFAAYWDCLPGGPCRGNHYHLDKTEVMFVISGELRAAYYDLDTGQRFDTVLVAGDLVTVRPRLVHSYMALSPTQVVEVASHAYSPSDTHPYVLL, from the coding sequence ATGAACTCCGCTGTCACCGACAAGCTGCGCTGTGAGCGCATCACGAAATTCCGCGACGTCATACCCGGCGACGGTCCGGGCAGGCTCTCCTCTCCCGCCGGGGATCTGGTGAGGTTCGCCAACGGCGACTCCTACCGGTTCGCCGCGTACTGGGACTGCCTGCCGGGCGGACCGTGCCGCGGCAACCACTACCACCTCGACAAGACCGAGGTGATGTTCGTGATCTCCGGCGAACTGAGAGCCGCGTACTACGACCTCGACACCGGCCAGCGCTTCGACACCGTGCTGGTCGCCGGAGACCTGGTCACCGTCCGCCCGCGCCTCGTGCACAGCTACATGGCGCTCAGCCCCACCCAGGTGGTGGAGGTGGCCTCGCACGCCTACTCGCCGAGCGACACCCATCCCTACGTGTTGCTCTGA
- a CDS encoding TOMM precursor leader peptide-binding protein, with product MIRSASEKPRLGFKEHLTVQIVPGEAVYLMSGRRVTTLHGAEICHLAELLDGARTRDAILTEVSGRLPVERTLRLLDRLTEAGLLAELPASRADDAAERAYWDAAGLSGAAVRPAATVHTLAVGGVGPETLHTAAVAAGLRTGPAAEADLVLVACDDYLDPRLRDLDREYREAGRCWLPIQLHGTETWIGPFLGVPDGPCWSCLAERLWRSRPVEARLQQGLGRSGPLPRRPCAVPASLLAGLHLAVLEAVKWLAGLRHPGQDALWTLNGLMLTGGHHPVSRRPQCPDCGDPTLVAARVEAPVVLTSRPKADRGGGGHRALGPEEMLRRYGHHVDPLTGLVREIRRDPRGPAFLNVFHAGHNLALTHHDPRGWRTGLRATSAGKGSTPLRAKVSALAEVLERHSGHLQGDEPMLHASYGALGDEAVHPDSVQLFAAGQFTGRARWNAGHGAFQQVCEPFDEDREIEWTPVWSLTESRRRLLPTALLYFGASRLAGRPYCLATSNGVAAGASLEDAVLQGFLELVERDAVALWWYNRLRRPGVDLGSFEDPWIAELRTVHASLNREVWALDLTADLGVPTVVALSRRTDKPDEDITLGFGAHFDPKIALHRALTELNQMLPYVVDAGADGGGYGTDDAEVLRWMRTARAAELPYLRPDPERPAMNADTHPYRPRADLREDVAEAERIVREAGLDMLVLDQTRPDVGLPVARVIVPGLRPHWARFAPGRLFDVPVRSKDLTEPTRYEDLNPVPLFL from the coding sequence GTGATCCGGTCGGCTTCGGAGAAGCCCCGCCTGGGCTTCAAGGAACACCTGACGGTCCAGATCGTCCCCGGGGAAGCGGTCTACCTGATGTCCGGGCGACGCGTCACCACGTTGCACGGCGCGGAGATCTGCCACCTCGCGGAACTGCTGGACGGCGCCAGGACGCGCGACGCCATCCTCACCGAGGTGTCCGGGCGACTGCCGGTCGAGCGAACGCTGCGGCTGCTCGACCGTCTCACCGAAGCCGGCCTGCTGGCCGAACTGCCCGCGTCGCGGGCCGACGACGCCGCGGAGCGCGCCTACTGGGACGCCGCCGGTCTCAGCGGCGCCGCCGTCCGCCCCGCGGCCACCGTGCACACCCTGGCGGTGGGGGGCGTCGGCCCCGAGACACTGCACACCGCCGCCGTGGCGGCCGGCCTGCGCACCGGCCCGGCCGCCGAGGCGGACCTGGTCCTGGTGGCCTGCGACGACTACCTCGACCCCCGGCTGCGTGACCTCGACCGGGAGTACCGGGAGGCCGGACGCTGCTGGCTGCCGATCCAGCTGCACGGCACCGAGACCTGGATCGGCCCCTTCCTCGGCGTGCCGGACGGCCCGTGCTGGTCCTGCCTGGCCGAGCGGCTGTGGCGCAGCCGCCCGGTCGAGGCCCGGCTCCAGCAGGGGCTCGGTCGCTCCGGCCCGCTGCCCCGCCGCCCCTGCGCGGTTCCGGCGAGCCTGCTCGCCGGACTCCACCTGGCCGTGCTGGAGGCGGTCAAGTGGCTGGCCGGGCTGCGCCACCCCGGCCAGGACGCGCTGTGGACCCTGAACGGACTGATGCTGACGGGCGGTCACCACCCGGTGAGCCGGCGCCCGCAGTGCCCGGACTGCGGCGACCCCACGCTGGTCGCCGCCCGGGTCGAGGCGCCCGTGGTGCTGACCTCCCGCCCCAAGGCGGACAGGGGCGGCGGCGGACACCGGGCCCTGGGCCCGGAGGAGATGCTCCGGCGCTACGGCCATCACGTGGACCCGCTCACCGGCCTCGTCCGGGAGATCCGCCGCGACCCGCGCGGCCCGGCCTTCCTCAACGTTTTCCACGCCGGGCACAACCTGGCCCTGACCCACCACGACCCGCGCGGCTGGCGCACCGGACTGCGCGCCACCAGCGCGGGCAAGGGCAGCACCCCGCTGCGGGCCAAGGTGAGCGCGCTCGCCGAGGTGCTGGAACGGCACAGCGGCCACCTCCAGGGCGACGAGCCGATGCTGCACGCGAGTTACGGCGCGCTCGGCGACGAAGCCGTCCACCCCGACTCCGTCCAGCTCTTCGCCGCCGGCCAGTTCACCGGCCGCGCGCGCTGGAACGCCGGACACGGCGCGTTCCAGCAGGTCTGCGAACCCTTCGACGAGGACCGGGAGATCGAGTGGACCCCCGTGTGGTCGCTCACCGAGTCGCGGCGCCGGCTGCTGCCCACGGCCCTGCTGTACTTCGGCGCGTCCCGCCTCGCGGGCCGTCCGTACTGCCTCGCCACGTCCAACGGCGTGGCCGCGGGCGCATCGCTGGAGGACGCGGTGCTCCAGGGGTTCCTGGAACTCGTCGAACGGGACGCGGTAGCCCTGTGGTGGTACAACCGGCTGCGCCGGCCCGGCGTGGACCTCGGCTCCTTCGAGGATCCCTGGATCGCCGAACTGCGCACCGTCCACGCCTCCTTGAACCGTGAGGTGTGGGCCCTGGACCTCACCGCCGACCTCGGCGTTCCCACCGTCGTCGCGCTGTCCCGCCGTACCGACAAGCCCGACGAGGACATCACACTCGGCTTCGGCGCGCACTTCGACCCGAAGATCGCGCTGCACCGCGCCCTCACCGAGCTGAACCAGATGCTCCCCTACGTCGTGGACGCCGGCGCCGACGGCGGGGGCTACGGGACCGACGACGCCGAGGTGCTGCGCTGGATGCGCACCGCCCGGGCCGCCGAACTCCCGTATCTGCGGCCCGATCCGGAGCGTCCCGCGATGAACGCGGACACCCACCCGTACCGGCCCCGAGCCGATCTGCGGGAGGATGTCGCCGAGGCGGAGCGGATCGTCCGCGAGGCCGGACTGGACATGCTCGTGCTCGACCAGACCCGTCCCGACGTAGGGCTGCCGGTGGCCCGCGTCATCGTCCCCGGGCTCCGCCCCCACTGGGCCCGGTTCGCACCCGGCCGTCTCTTCGACGTGCCGGTGCGCAGCAAAGACCTGACCGAACCGACCCGCTACGAGGACCTCAACCCGGTCCCCCTGTTCCTGTGA
- a CDS encoding MFS transporter produces the protein MTALEATSSGEREGELNPKRWIALTVILVAAFMDMLDSTILNVAIPSIRTDLDAGYADIQWVTAGYQLAFALLLILGGRLGDIYGRKLIFQIGVAGFTLASLAAAVSTEPSMLIVSRLLQGGFASIMVPQVLAIIHVSFPPQERAKAFGMFGTVAGLAALTGLSLGGLLVEWNLFDLEWRLVFLINVPVGIFGLIVGQKAIVESKAPVALRLDIVGAVLGAVTLFLLVFPLIQGRELGWPAWGFVLLALTPVSLFVFVRQQQARTRKDGSPLVALNLFRLRSFSSALSVQLAFNVGVGVFFLSWSLYMQVGLGWSPIRAGLTSLPFCITTFVTSALSYAFLAAKMGRKLLQLGAVLVLLGLGSYIWVVEHYGSEATSWKMALPLAFFGLGFGMVMSPIPDMATSEAPRQDAGSASGLVNTNQQLGFAVGTALVSVIFFGALGGNAADNSREAAPQLRQDLAAVSVTGQDADRVVNYFVQCTSDQAKEKDWTVQAPSCAKPPSELTGNPKVAAVFAATGKHTNALTFADTFSHALRWFVGGMVLTLLLTFLLPRKNAAHGAQSEAGAEPKPGAEPKAVAGNA, from the coding sequence GTGACCGCTCTGGAAGCAACGTCGTCCGGGGAGCGGGAGGGAGAGCTCAATCCCAAGCGCTGGATCGCGTTGACCGTGATCCTCGTCGCCGCGTTCATGGACATGCTCGACAGCACGATCCTGAACGTGGCCATCCCCTCCATCCGAACCGACCTCGACGCCGGCTACGCGGACATCCAGTGGGTCACCGCCGGCTACCAGCTCGCCTTCGCCCTGCTGCTGATCCTCGGCGGCAGGCTCGGCGACATCTACGGCCGCAAGCTCATCTTCCAGATCGGCGTGGCGGGCTTCACCCTCGCCTCGCTGGCCGCGGCCGTGTCGACCGAGCCGAGCATGCTGATCGTGTCCCGGCTGCTCCAGGGCGGCTTCGCCTCGATCATGGTGCCGCAGGTCCTGGCCATCATCCACGTCAGCTTCCCGCCGCAGGAACGCGCCAAGGCGTTCGGCATGTTCGGCACGGTGGCCGGTCTCGCCGCACTCACCGGTCTGAGCCTCGGCGGTCTGCTGGTCGAGTGGAACCTGTTCGACCTGGAATGGCGGCTGGTGTTCCTCATCAACGTCCCGGTCGGCATCTTCGGCCTGATCGTCGGACAGAAGGCCATCGTCGAGTCGAAGGCGCCGGTCGCGCTGCGGCTGGACATCGTCGGCGCGGTCCTCGGCGCCGTCACCCTGTTCCTGCTCGTCTTCCCGCTCATCCAGGGGCGCGAACTGGGCTGGCCGGCCTGGGGCTTCGTCCTGCTGGCGCTGACGCCGGTGTCGCTGTTCGTGTTCGTCCGCCAGCAGCAGGCCCGTACCCGCAAGGACGGCTCGCCGCTGGTCGCGCTCAACCTGTTCCGGCTGCGCAGCTTCTCCTCCGCGCTGAGCGTGCAGCTGGCGTTCAACGTCGGCGTGGGCGTGTTCTTCCTGTCCTGGAGCCTGTACATGCAGGTCGGGCTGGGCTGGAGCCCGATCCGCGCCGGTCTGACCAGCCTGCCGTTCTGCATCACCACCTTCGTCACGTCGGCGCTGTCGTACGCCTTCCTCGCCGCGAAGATGGGGCGCAAGCTCCTGCAACTCGGCGCGGTGCTGGTGCTGCTGGGCCTCGGCTCCTACATCTGGGTGGTCGAGCACTACGGCAGCGAGGCCACCAGCTGGAAGATGGCGCTCCCGCTGGCCTTCTTCGGGCTCGGCTTCGGCATGGTCATGTCCCCGATCCCGGACATGGCCACCAGCGAGGCTCCGCGGCAGGACGCGGGCTCGGCCTCCGGTCTGGTCAACACCAACCAGCAGCTCGGGTTCGCCGTCGGCACGGCTCTGGTCAGCGTCATCTTCTTCGGCGCCCTGGGCGGCAACGCGGCCGACAACTCCCGGGAGGCGGCCCCGCAGCTGCGCCAGGACCTGGCGGCCGTGTCGGTCACCGGGCAGGACGCGGACCGGGTCGTGAACTACTTCGTGCAGTGCACGAGCGACCAGGCGAAGGAGAAGGACTGGACGGTCCAGGCGCCGAGCTGCGCCAAGCCCCCGTCCGAGCTCACCGGCAACCCGAAGGTCGCCGCCGTGTTCGCCGCGACGGGCAAGCACACCAACGCGCTCACCTTCGCCGACACCTTCTCCCACGCGCTGCGCTGGTTCGTCGGCGGCATGGTCCTCACCCTGCTGCTGACGTTCCTGCTGCCCCGCAAGAACGCGGCGCACGGCGCGCAGAGCGAGGCCGGCGCGGAGCCGAAGCCCGGCGCCGAGCCGAAGGCCGTGGCGGGGAACGCCTGA
- a CDS encoding Gfo/Idh/MocA family protein, whose translation MYGSPSEGPEPVRIGVLGCADIARRRVLPAFAADPGSRVAAVASRDGGRAREMADRFDCAAVTGYDRLLADPAVEAVYVPLPVALHADWIERALRAGKHVLGEKPLTGDVDSTRRLFELAAARGLVLAENFMFPRHPLHRRVRELVTGGAIGELRSFTGEFAIPAPPPGDVRYDAALGGGALLDIAVNPLLAARFFLGPALTVCGARLRRHPVHGVDTGGAVLLAAPDGVTAQVVFGMEHAYRAGYELWGSAGRIRVERAYAPPADHCPVIRVERPEGAEELVLHPADQYLEAVRAFSHAVRQTRRTEPAGQTRRTEPAGQTRRTEPAGQPRRTEPAGRAEQAGPAQQTRPTRQTRPNTRQTRQTRGGPGAERSLRERHQERALTVARLVAEVRAADKAASSAAQHPVPSWDDPRGAL comes from the coding sequence ATGTACGGGTCGCCCTCCGAGGGCCCGGAGCCGGTCCGGATCGGTGTGCTGGGGTGCGCGGACATCGCCCGCCGCCGGGTGCTGCCCGCGTTCGCGGCAGACCCCGGCAGCCGGGTGGCGGCCGTGGCCAGCCGGGACGGCGGCCGGGCCCGCGAGATGGCCGACCGGTTCGACTGCGCCGCCGTGACGGGGTACGACCGTCTGCTCGCCGACCCGGCGGTGGAGGCCGTCTATGTGCCGCTGCCCGTCGCCCTGCACGCCGACTGGATCGAACGGGCGTTACGGGCGGGCAAGCACGTGCTCGGCGAGAAGCCGCTCACCGGTGACGTCGACTCCACCCGCCGGCTGTTCGAGCTGGCAGCCGCGCGCGGTCTGGTGCTCGCCGAGAACTTCATGTTCCCCCGTCACCCGCTGCACCGGCGGGTGCGGGAGCTGGTCACGGGCGGGGCCATCGGTGAACTGCGCAGCTTCACGGGGGAGTTCGCCATCCCGGCGCCGCCGCCGGGTGACGTCCGCTACGACGCGGCCCTCGGCGGCGGCGCGCTGCTGGACATCGCCGTCAACCCGCTGCTCGCCGCCCGCTTCTTCCTCGGTCCCGCGCTCACGGTGTGCGGGGCGCGGCTGCGCCGGCACCCCGTGCACGGCGTGGACACCGGCGGAGCGGTCCTGCTGGCCGCACCGGACGGCGTCACCGCGCAGGTGGTGTTCGGCATGGAGCACGCCTACCGGGCCGGGTACGAGCTGTGGGGGAGCGCGGGGCGGATCCGGGTGGAGCGCGCCTACGCGCCGCCCGCCGACCACTGCCCGGTGATCCGCGTGGAGCGGCCGGAGGGCGCCGAGGAACTCGTCCTGCACCCCGCGGACCAGTACCTCGAGGCGGTTCGGGCGTTCTCGCACGCTGTCCGCCAGACCCGGCGGACCGAGCCGGCCGGGCAGACCCGGCGGACCGAGCCGGCCGGGCAGACCCGGCGGACCGAGCCGGCCGGGCAGCCCCGGCGGACCGAGCCGGCCGGGCGAGCCGAACAGGCCGGACCGGCCCAACAGACCCGGCCGACCCGACAGACCCGGCCGAACACCCGACAGACCCGGCAGACACGTGGCGGCCCGGGGGCCGAGCGGAGTCTTCGTGAACGGCACCAGGAGCGGGCCCTCACGGTCGCCCGGCTGGTGGCCGAGGTTCGAGCGGCGGACAAGGCCGCTTCCAGCGCCGCACAGCACCCTGTTCCGAGCTGGGACGACCCGAGAGGGGCCTTATGA
- a CDS encoding nucleotide disphospho-sugar-binding domain-containing protein yields MRILVSTGPSYGLYCPVVPLAWALRAAGHDVLVAAPESLAPVANGSGMPFIPTYGPMHMREVMAHDRQGEPIAFAREEPRMLEQAGRGFGRLAARTLPGLLDVAEKWKPDVIVAEPHTYAAGVVARLKGIPWVEHGVGLGYFREMDKSGADELTPELTELGLGALPEPDLALEPCPASLLPAGGAHGVPMRYVQYDPPATVPSWVFEARERPRLLLTLGTVAPAAGGARVLKDLVNSLPALGVELLVAVAEDIVPELGPLPDAVLAAGFLPLASVLPSCDLVVHHCGGGSTMAAILAGLPQLLVPQPIVAEQYDSARRVTAYGSARQLVEQPIDPEAVVENCRALLEDESYGVRARALRAEVAAMPSPASVVPVIEELAGARPGR; encoded by the coding sequence ATGAGGATTCTCGTGAGCACCGGCCCGAGCTACGGGCTCTACTGTCCGGTCGTCCCGCTGGCCTGGGCGCTGCGCGCGGCGGGTCACGACGTGCTGGTCGCCGCACCGGAGAGCCTTGCCCCCGTGGCCAACGGCTCGGGGATGCCCTTCATCCCGACCTACGGCCCGATGCACATGCGCGAGGTCATGGCCCATGACCGGCAGGGCGAGCCCATCGCGTTCGCGCGTGAGGAGCCCCGGATGCTGGAGCAGGCGGGCCGCGGCTTCGGCCGGCTCGCCGCCCGCACCCTGCCCGGTCTCCTCGACGTCGCCGAGAAGTGGAAGCCCGACGTCATCGTCGCCGAGCCGCACACCTACGCGGCCGGCGTCGTGGCGCGGCTGAAGGGCATTCCCTGGGTGGAGCACGGCGTGGGCCTCGGCTACTTCCGCGAGATGGACAAGTCGGGGGCCGACGAGCTGACGCCGGAGCTGACCGAGCTGGGCCTGGGCGCCCTGCCCGAGCCGGACCTGGCGCTGGAACCCTGCCCGGCCTCGCTGCTGCCGGCCGGCGGCGCCCACGGCGTCCCGATGCGCTACGTCCAGTACGACCCGCCGGCCACCGTGCCGTCCTGGGTGTTCGAGGCACGCGAGCGGCCCCGGCTGCTGCTCACACTCGGCACGGTGGCCCCTGCGGCCGGCGGCGCCCGGGTGCTCAAGGACCTCGTCAACTCGCTGCCCGCGCTCGGCGTGGAACTGCTCGTCGCGGTCGCCGAGGACATCGTCCCCGAGCTGGGCCCGCTGCCCGACGCGGTGCTGGCGGCCGGGTTCCTGCCGCTCGCCTCGGTGCTGCCCTCCTGCGACCTGGTGGTCCACCACTGCGGCGGCGGCTCCACCATGGCGGCCATCCTCGCGGGGCTGCCGCAGCTGCTGGTCCCGCAGCCGATCGTCGCCGAACAGTACGACAGCGCGCGCCGCGTCACCGCGTACGGCTCCGCCCGCCAGCTGGTGGAACAGCCCATCGACCCGGAAGCCGTCGTGGAGAACTGCCGCGCCCTGCTCGAGGACGAGTCGTACGGCGTCAGGGCCCGGGCACTGCGCGCGGAGGTGGCCGCGATGCCGTCCCCCGCGTCCGTCGTGCCCGTCATCGAAGAACTCGCCGGCGCCAGGCCGGGACGGTAG
- a CDS encoding dTDP-4-dehydrorhamnose 3,5-epimerase family protein, translating into MEIEEMAVRDAYRIRPRIHSDERGAFFESFRDEEFTRVTGQVFRPVQTNFSVNHRNVLRGMHGVRLPPGQAKYVTCVRGAVLDVVLDVRVGSPTFGRHDVSLLEPQKGTAVFLPDGMAHGFVSLTDDSCVSYVFDTPYIPGTPFEIDPFDPDLALPWRLSEDPVVAPKDLSAPSLSRAAELGILPRYEDCLAHYARQRASFLSPSPRNVM; encoded by the coding sequence ATGGAGATCGAGGAGATGGCCGTGCGGGACGCCTACCGCATCCGGCCGCGGATCCACAGCGACGAGCGGGGCGCGTTCTTCGAGTCCTTCCGGGACGAGGAGTTCACCCGCGTCACCGGCCAGGTGTTCCGGCCGGTGCAGACCAATTTCTCCGTCAACCACCGCAACGTGCTGCGCGGCATGCACGGGGTGCGTCTGCCGCCGGGCCAGGCCAAGTACGTCACCTGCGTCCGGGGCGCGGTGCTGGACGTCGTACTGGACGTGCGCGTCGGCTCGCCGACGTTCGGCCGCCACGACGTCAGTCTGCTGGAGCCCCAGAAGGGCACGGCGGTGTTCCTGCCCGACGGGATGGCGCACGGTTTCGTCTCACTGACCGACGACTCCTGCGTCAGCTATGTGTTCGACACCCCGTACATCCCGGGCACGCCCTTCGAGATCGACCCGTTCGACCCGGATCTGGCGCTGCCCTGGCGTCTGTCCGAGGACCCGGTGGTGGCGCCGAAGGACCTGTCGGCGCCGAGCCTGTCCCGGGCCGCCGAACTCGGCATTCTGCCCCGCTACGAGGACTGTCTGGCGCACTATGCCCGGCAGCGCGCTTCTTTCCTTTCGCCTTCGCCCCGGAACGTGATGTAG